tgataatactttagggtgtgtagtgtgtagggtatgttccttgtagagagtttactgtgaaagtagcagctctgaaagacgaacattttttttcacttttgtatgggcaagggcccgagcgtcacgagtttccccatacaaaagtgaaaaaaaatgttataatgaaaaaaaaaaaaaaaaaaatatatatatatacacacacacacacacacacacacacacacacacacacacacacacacacacacacacacacacacacacatgcagTACTACTATCACACCCTATaagcaacaataaaaatgagtcgctgaatgtgttgctaagcgcaaaacttgagaacggttggaccgatttcgctaattctttttttaaaatattccttaaagtacgaggatggttcttagggagagaaaaattctaaaaaaaaattaaatttcctgaaaaagtctaaaaacaacacttttctatactcccatacaaaagatttgtgataatacttaaaagtcaaatatataaaaatggattttcaattatgttactaacgctaaaactcgaaaacggcttaacggattgggctaattttagtcttaaaatattcgtagaagtccagggaaggttttaaagtgacacgaagttcaccgggacagctagttgataATAAAAGTAACTAAAAAATAACTGCTCTGTTGTAAATATGTAGTTGGAATACTTTTACCTAGCCTGAAGAtcctggtgtcctgaaataTAGACTTCGCCTAGTTTAGGCATCAGTCTCCCACATAACCAGTGCCAAGTTTGTTAAGTATGTACTACATAACATTGTATTGATCTTGTGGTGagataataaacgaatttttatttctttatttggtttggtccaattttaatcattcaaatgattaaaattggacgtttgattttgaaattatggcgaaattaaaatgttgtgatagtgggcgtcaccaaggcgggggtgcgggaggaagacaatccgTCTGTGCAGCCTGCACTGTGCACTGTGCAGCCTGCgtataatgactgcgtcgtctATGAGTGTCGGAGTCTGTAAAAGGACCTGGGAATtatttgctgaccgagtctttcctgtgtaggctttttgcagcggTAACCTACATCAGTGGAGCCACGGGCGACCGCTAGTTGGAATATAAAATTCGACAATAATTCTAAAGTCTATATGAAACTTTTTATGTATATTAGTACGTCTACTTAATATTAACCACTCAGCTTAAATTATGCAATAAAACACTATTACTATAATGATACAGGTTATATTTGCGTGACagttataataagtataataaacatGCGCAGGATACAGCTGGGTAACCAGGTGGAGGTGGACCCCGAGGACATCTCCGTCACCTTCGACGACGTGAAGGGCGCCGACGAGGCCAAGCAGGAGTTGAAGGATGTGGTGGGTAGCAGAATATCCCCGAGATAGCCGAGAATCCCCAATCGAAGGATTaattccttcgatcgcggattctcggaaatgctattgtattctattcttgtcgcgatcaccggtgctcgtaCGGGGCTAGATGGGTTAAGCCCAATTATCTTAAATTGGGCTTAAACTGCTACCCAATATTTGCATATTAAATTAGCGCACTAGCGGCtagtcgcggcggccatcgagagtATGTGTTGCGGCccggtgcgcgtggtctatggcgatTTCATACTGGTatatatctcgatggccgccgcgacctggccgctgcggcctagCTGCTAGTGCGCTATTGGTCAGTGGCTGAAAGCCCATGCAATGCCGGATGCACTAATAGCGCCCtaggcgagatttcttcggtgcCCATGCTACCCCCAAACTTAAGAGAAGTCATCATCATAATCTCTTTGGTTACCAGCCAGGCACGAGACCCAGGCTGCTTtgaatatatacataatataatatagatttactaataaacaatgttataaaaatcggccaagtgcgattcggacccgcgcacgaagggttccgtaccggtgtagcgatatccatactaatattataaatgtgaaagtatatctgtctgtctgtctcgctttcacgccaaaactactgaaccgatagtaatgaaattttgtacacagatagtctaaagcctgagaaaggacataggctactttttaactggaaaaaggggttgtaagggggtgaaaatgcgtaaatttggtcaaattaacttagttccaaaaacttaaaacagatggcgccaagagtcccctagatcgcgctattgcttgctcatgcgtatttctataagaggtggtaccatgtcaaGGTatgttttacgattctttcgattgttatacacgttattaactaataactcacctaccaaattagatatcaaatttaaaaacaacagcgccaaaactactgaaccgattgtaatgaaattttgtacacagatagtctaaagcctgagaaaggacataggctacttcttacacacacacacacacacacagatttgcacagataaagtactgagttatttaataccgtagaatagatataacaatcgaaaaaaatcgaaacttaaatgtaagatgataccacgtcttataggaagacgtttgagcaagcgtcagcgcgatgtagaagacgcacgacgccatctattatgaatcgTTGGAACTAACTTTTCCGAGTTTCCGAGTTTGAGTTGgaaatttgaacaaatttacgcattttcacccccttacaacccttttttccagtaaaaaagtagcctatgtcctttctcaggctttagactatctgtatacaaaatttcattacaatcggttcggtagttttggcgtttggcgtgaaagcgagactgacagacagacagacagacagacagatatactttcgcatttataatattagtatagattatgtgcacactgcacagctgtttttgggtattttgattaattaagggccgcgctacaccggaatggcagcggcgaggcgagcactttcagcgctgccattctggtgtagcgcggccctaagagggataccacttaccagggttttaaaaagtttttaaatttgacacaaattttgttgacaccgcgcgctataaactaaagtccacgcggacaaagctagctgttgcccgcgggcaacagctagtttgttATATGCACGACAAAATCGCTACGCTTATCGCTTCCGCGCGGCGCGTGTCCGTCTCCCTTACAACCGGTCGCCGAGAGCGCCGGCTTCCAGAAACGACGAGCGCACACGCCACtcccacagagtactttattatatactggaaTAGAGACCTCACTCTCTTTATTTTGTGGAAACcgcaataaagcgccatctgtaactTTACCACGGTCTAGTACCGTCGTAAagttacagatggcgctttattgcgGTACTATGGATTCTAGTATTACTATAGGtacctaaatatttatagaatattagatgtacatttaaaattaaaataaaacaacagaattttataaattttatttattacaagaacattattttatttcaaaacattttaaaggaACACaacacttctacaaagtacaaagagTCCTATCTCAGTTCTTGCACAGGAGCAATCGCACAgcacttacaatttacaaacacacAAACCGGAGGAACGGAGGCTCTACTCGACGGACATAATATGCACAGAAACAAACAAATTTCTCCGTAATTCGTAAGCCGCAAGAAAAAAGCGTAGACGCATATctatgacagacagacagcaccacactcttcttcttcttattctttttaataatgGCTCCTTGGTGAGTTGCCAATATTAGAGTGAGTGGCAAAGACTCTGTGTTGAAGAAGGTCTAATGCTTAAACAAGTGTACGGTGtactacttttataaaatgagtctGTTGAGAGGACCTAAAACAACACAAACATTTAGGGTTAGTAACTACTtactaattacaattttattttattagtatcaataaatgtacgtaacactttaataaatgacgtatttacaaaacataacacagatttaaaattgataggaCGGGGAATGGTTGCGGGGAGAAGATCATATGGTTATTAGGACAagagaattaaaaatatatgatcCAAGGTACCTTCGTCTAGCCCACACTCACAAAGGGAACTATCCCTTACCCTAATTTTTGCAAGAAAGACAGGCGAGCAACAATGTCCGAGCCTAACTCGACAAATTGTAGAGCACACTGTTTTACATGCTTCTTTAGCACCACACTCGAAAGCAAAAAGTTTGATTGACTTTGACATCTTTGTtgggatattttttatcgatgttaccagaaggaaaaataatattatagctgttatgttacaaaaatacaacacagtaccttttattgaaaatattttattttaaaatactattttcataaaagattctcaaattttttaaaagcttttatttaacttgctctgtatgtatgtaagtatgtatgttgcggtggaattttggaacctaattttgaagtagatatatttaaccgattgagctgaaattttgcatacacgtttagtttggatgaccatgcacgatgtggtatgtgacatcactctaaatccaatatggccgaccatccatgatggcgaaatagttattttctatgcagtcttacaatatggatattaaatgaaagggttgtttgagagtaactcgaaaacgaatgtaatgtcattctacatccaaaatGGCGGCGCATCCAAGATAgaggaatagttatttttaatgcactactgcgatatgggtatcaaatgaaagagctCATTGAGAGTATCATGAAAACGAATGTACTGTCGTTCTACATctaatatggcggctcatccaagacacGGGAATACAgtcatagttatttttaatgcacttctgcaatatgagtatcaaatgaaagggctcatcgagagtaactcggaaacgaatgttaTGTCATTCTACATACAAAATGGACGCTCATCCAatataggggaatagttatttttgaagcacttctgcaataatatgggtatcaaataaaagggctcagTGGCGTCgttgtgtcgtgtcgtgtcgtgtcatttcgtgacgtgtcgtgacgtgacgagtcgtgtcgtgtcgtgtcgtgtcgtgtcgtatcgtgtcgtgtcgtgggGTAACGTGACGTGACTTGTGATgtaacgtgacgtgacgtgtcgtgtcataatttgacgtgacgtgtcgtgtcgtatcgtcatgtcatgttatgtcaagtcaaatccAGTCTGGTTTTACACAATTTTTGTTAAGTTAAATTTTTAGTCATGTAGAAATAAACGGAATATTTAAACAACTCGCTAGATATAGACACGGTTTTTTCACTGATTAAAATTTCTTAAGGACTTAAGTTAAtccgattttaacaaattcttgaaacaaaacaaaactaagaACATACTAAGAAATCTATTCAGAGAtatctaaaaaacaaaaaataaaatatattcaaaaaactttttgaaaaaaaagcttttattttaaaaactgagtattttataattatatgtaatCCGTAGGGGATAAATATTATCAGACATACAGACCGACAAATTTGGTTCCAGTAGTACAGAAAGACAGATCGACAGTTAGGTAgggtaaaatgtaaatattcttTGGGATATTTGCCCCAGACTTACAGCGGTATAGTGTGAAAGTGACAaacaattgtgttttttgtatgggagccccccttaaatgtttACTTTATTCTAAttgtagtattaattattaaattattaaagtacaaatataattgaggattttgtaaaaatttcaagtgccctgttaccattattgaattcgagcaaaaaaggccaaaaaatcacgtttcttgtatgggagacccccttaaatattaactttattttatttttagtatttgttatagcagcaacagatatacacaatctgtgaaaatttcagaagtctagctatagcggttcttgagttacagcctggagacagacagacagaaagacagacagacatcgaagtcttagtaatagggtcccgttttaccctttgggtacgaaaccctaaaaattacctatACATAAGTCTCATTATTAATACTACATATTTGGTGATCAAATGATTTATTGAATGTGTGTTATCAGGTGGAGTTTCTGAAGTCCCCGGAGaagttctcatctctgggcggGAAGCTGCCGAAAGGCGTGCTGCTGGTGGGTCCGCCGGGCACGGGCAAGACGCTGCTGGCGCGCGCGGTGGCGGGCGAGGCGCGGGTGCCGTTCTTCCACGCCGCCGGACCCGAGTTCGACGAGATACTAGTCGGTCAGGGCGCCAGGAGGGTGCGGGATCTGTTTAGtgagtaacgcctccgtggtccagtggcttagagcgcggctcttggcTCGGACTtggtgtaaaaagtcggtcctccgcctgatctctcgccagtcgtgtcggtcgtccgtcctactgggtgctcttgtgtactgcgcacatacttgggcactataaaattactcctgcgtaacaggcctggtttcaatgaaaccatcaccaaaaccggtgtggcaGTTATTATACGTTATTTTTGGTTTAACATACatagaaaacttacagcttatgtaattttaaataaaacaatacataGTTGATAAGCCAGTCaaaagttttcacttttcactAATATGTAGTGAAGTTTTATATCCTAAATTCAATAAGTACTCATTGATTTCTATTGTTGCAACAGAATTTGCATTTTCGTATTTCAGAAtgattttataaacatttttttttcattaaataaaaaagagcGATATATCGACACGACGGTACCGTGTACACGCTGTTATTATATCACAAATCGTTTTGCAAGAGAGAGATGGACAGAGAGAGAGGTtgcaattatagtctgtcaagtgtcaagaaagtgaagaaattaaaaagtggcaacatcgtagtgtcatccctttcaaatcaatctaagaaaaaagggatgacactacgatgttgccactttttaatttctttactttcttgacggactatacacaATATTTTTGAAATGTTGACTTGTTAAGgtggacaatttgtcgtttcgatcgatcgtcaagaaaatcgtccaatcgatcttttgaacgtaaaatcgtttgcgatattgctacacacgtacaatttgtcgttcgattttaacatcgaggagataaatcgttacgataattgtcccgtgtatggccacctttagtGTGTATTTACGatgttgtaccatcgaggaagttgattcctatgcaattgacagaccaacgttatttggtcgaatatgtcaattcaatgttaattgtgatctgtcagctgggtttgacgtaacgcaatcaaactacttaggtccccgatttgcataggaatcaacttctctgatagtacaattgaCCACAGAGGCGGCGAAGGAGCGCGCTCCGTGCGTGATATTCATCGACGAGATAGACTCCGTCGGCGCCAAGCGCACCAACAGCGTGCTGCACCCCTACGCCAATCAGGTAAGCAACTGACATTCTTAGTGCGACGTCACAAATTTGCATTTTTACATCTAAAAATTATAACcgccttaatattttaaatttcactattctatttatttaatatataatgtGATATCTCAAAACTTAGGACTCCTCCTCCCTCCTTGTCACACCATGTCACACTTCGTCGATCCCCTCCCGCCAACTTTaggtgtgacatactttatggatggacCCTCAAGGGGCGTTTCGATATTATTAGTGATAGTGCAATATTTGAAATAACTTGGCCTTCCTGACAACCCGTAATTCAAATTTCAACTCGGATTCacagtatcttatatctttaaacgagcaattcttgtatatatatatataattggaatctcggaatcggctccaacgattttcatgaaatttagtgtatagggggtttcgggggcgataaatcgatctagctaggaatcatttttagaaaatgtcattttattggtgtgtgttttatcgaataccgagcaaagctcggtcaaatagctagtttagtATAGAGCGCGACAGCCAAGAAACGCCCGCCGCGTCTATCGTACTAATAACTGCACAGTTAGTGTTCAAGTCGAACtggaatctatatattaatacgcgaacgaaaaactttgtaacccttttgacgaaaaatgcggaaacgtaggtgaatgaaatttttgcacagttatagtttatatggtgaaggagtgcatcgagctaatattattttgaaattatgcttttatcatacatttttttaacaaataaaacattacacacgctacaatacgcacactcaagaagatgacagatttttgagtgacaaacctatgctgtatacgaattatactcttttatttatggttgaagtctgttgtcaacaagttgacaaattgaaaatggattatagtattttttattgaatctcagATACTATTAGCacaggcgcgcactagcggccaagccgcggcggccagaTCGCGGCGGCAATCGAGATACATatcttagtatgaaaccgccatagaccacgcgcacctgaccgcacgctgtcaagcggccacaccatactctCGTTGGCCGCCGCGGCATGGCCGCTAGTACGCGCCCAGGCTTAGACAatacttacacggccagtctgacatcagctgagtcccagtgacaagagttgaaaaaaaaaacgataaattcaatatttttttacaaaatataggtagtagtaaTGTCGTTcaataaggtcgaatttcgaccattgggcgatctcttgtTATTGTAAATAGATGAACTAACTAAGTTTCTAATGGAATAAAATCAAGACTAAACGATGCTtaattttgaaaatgaaaattgttaTGTTTACCTTGGTAATTTTTACTGAATAGTATCCTCTATTTGTATCATAAACTGAAGTGTAACAAACTCGTTTCAGACAATAAACCAGCTGCTGTCGGAGATGGACGGGTTCCACCAGAACGAGGGCGTGATCGTGCTCGGTGCCACCAACCGCCGCGACGATCTCGACCCCGCGCTGCTCCGGCCCGGACGATTCGACGTCGAGGTGGGGAAAACTGTTTACAAACTAAATACATctactaaaattaataattatgtctgttaagttattatatttgttatattatatctaagagcctgtccacatGTCCATTTCGCAGCcaatgggtatgaagacggttttttttgagttcccagcattgttctcatagaaaaagttgttcattttgacgggctcatttgatggtttcaaggataatgatgtttatgtcgcagccaactggttaaaatagccgtccaatcaaacagctagccctttgactgaacaacgccattcaatcacacgtctagttttttaaatgaatatttcagtcgctcaaaacgttcaacaccacagctgattcaaaagccgccgtttgattaaattagttcagcgctcaccacctcagcgctaggtgcgttttgcttacaatatggcgtcaactaaccGGTGTTATTAATTGTGgaatattaagatatttttcgtaaatatacgttaccAGTATCATTAAAGAGACAGAAATAATGGGGGCATAtatgagtgaatcaaaatttaaacaaatatttgaggagaaattacgggattatgaaatgcatcgcCAAGGTATTTATTGAAATTGTGTACAAAATTAGTTAGTTTTAATAAATCTGCTTGTTATtattacgcttgtgtaataatagcactaaactaatggtcaccaTAGTTAATTTACCAATTacccagttggctaagcgtcgtctagctgtagtgttgaacgttgcagtcaacaagtcggctaaactacgtatagccgtgtgattgaatagggttgttcagtcaaagggctagctagctgtttgattaaattacttttttaaccagtcgactgcgacagtGGATGTCGCAGGCGACTGGTTAattacgacgtcgtcaacgtggaacggtgcggtaacgtggcatgGTACGTTGTCGTGatgtgaaaatttacgtcaacgtaacacACAAATGCACGTGACgatgtagcaacattgtacgtcacaatgccttgtaaaactgctacattcttcactacttatctagatgtggaccgcacaatacgtattctgtTTCTGCTATTGTTAAGAAGACGGAGAGAGATGAAGAAAAAAAGACTTAAAATGTAGCTacaccgtgacgtgcattttcacgtcacgtcactgTACCGTgtcacgttaccgcaccgttccacgttgacgacgtcgcgtcgtgacgtggagatgtggacaggccgtaacacagtcagttcacattgcaacaTGATTGCATATCTGAATTTCGCTCGCTATACGACTAGACACCTATTGAATTGATAGACTCGCCGCTCGCGGTGTTACCTTGTCGCGAAAACTTCTAATAATTGGCATTTGTATTGTTATTCTGTTAATTCAACCTTCGtattagctgtaagttttcctttaaaaaaaaaacaaaaataactcCAATATTATGACTACCGTTAGGTGAACGTGCCGGCACCGGACTACGTCGGTCGGCTGGAGATCCTGCGGCTGTACGTGGCGCGCGTGCGGGCGCACCCCGGCCTGGACGTGGAGGCGCTGGCGCGGGGCACCACCGGCTTCACGGGCGCCGACCTCGAGAGCATGGTGAACCAGGCGGCGCTGCGGGCCGCGGCCGAGGGCGCCGTCGCCGTCGGCATGGCGCACCTCGAGGAGGCGCGCGACAAGGTGCTGATGGGCCCCGCGCGCCGCACGCGCTTGCCCGACGACGAGGCCAACGCCATCACCGCCATACACGAGGGCGGCCACGCCGTCGTCGCCTACTACACCAAGGTAGGTTCACCGCAGAACATAGTTTTTTCGTGATCGTCCTTGTTGATCTTTAAAGGACATAAGTATTCGTAGGCAACGTTATTATCACTATATCAAATTGTAAAGGCCCGTTATATTCCAGGACGCGCACCCGCTGCACAAGGTGACGATAATCCCGCGCGGGCCGTCGCTGGGCCACACGGCGTACATCCCGGCCAAGGAGCGCTACCACGTCACCAAGCAGCAGCTGCTCGCCATGATGGACACCATGATGGGCGGCCGCGCCGCTGAGGAGCTCGTCTACGGCCCCGAAAAGATCACCTCAGGTACAGATTATACATTGCATAAACATCCCTCCATCATAATTATGCAGTTTTACACAAAATATGAGTACCTACTAAAGCGACAGGATCCCTACTCTACTTGCCTCTCACTCGTGCACAAATACGACGCGTTTTGTTACCAgtagtcgaaaaaaaaaacaagcaacGTTGAcgacttttaaaaaaatgtagagaACAGATTCTGTCTGGCGACTGTACTTTAGCAAAAAGAAAACATACCATTGTAACATTACCTATCACTTATTGGAAATTGACAGCAACACATAATATGAGTACCctgtaaacgatcaaattgtTTGTCAAACTTTACGTGTTTGTCAAACAATTTGATAGTGTACAGCTTTGTTTGAAGCGTTTGTCAAACAATCTACGTGTTTGAGCTGTTTGAAGAAAGTTTGGATTGGCGTAGCGTTTGACAAACGTGTTTGAACGTGTTCCGCTGTATTTGTCAAACAAGAGCTCATGATCTCAAACCGATTCTAGCTAATTGTTTGACAAACTTGTTTGAAGCACGTTTGTTCGTCTGCGCTGCTGTTTGATGAAAACGTAAATTACATCAAACAAATTTGATCGTTAACAGGGtacatcaatatttttatacgttATTTCTTTGGATATTTGACGGGTTTTACTTCCAGGCGCGTCGTCTGACCTGAAGCAGGCGACGTCGATCGCCAACCACATGGTGCGCGAGTGGGGCATGAGCGAGAAGGTGGGGCTGCGGACCCTGGAGCCCCCGCGCGGCCTCACGCCTTCGGACCAGCTCGGGCCCTATACCAATGAGCTTGTGAGTACCTACCACTCGGTACTGTCTACTAGATTAACCCGACTTAGCCAGAAAGAGGATTGTGTTTGTCAATTACATGTATTGCTTTGTCACGCTCAACAGCCTTGTTGGATTTTAGCTTGAAATTTTATCATTAGATATGTCTGTGTGAGTCACTGGCAACATGAAAATGGCGCCGATTTAATACTTTCTATTCAtatcaaaaaataattcataTCAAAAAATGAGATGATAATAAAAGAACGTAACGCCAGATGACTTGGATATGCTATGAAGGATTGACATAGTGAGTCTCAGCAAAACAGCTTAGTTATCATTACACTTTACATACGTTCTTAACGTTAACATGCAATGAGAACCGcagaaaaagttgttcacaCGATACCGCGTAAAAATACGGCTATTCTGCGGTATACCGGTAAACCGCTGTTTAGTTATTAACTGATGAACGTCTGCAGGTGGACGCGGAGATCAAGAAGATCCTGTCGGAGAGCTACGAGCGCGCGAAGGCGATCCTCAAGGCGCACGCCAAGGAGCACAAGGCGCTCTCCGACGCCCTGCTTAAGTGCGTaccccacagacatagatcaagatagataccgcatgtcgctccatttgtatgaaaacgagcgtgccacttttttcctacctagtGTGACGTACCGTTGTAAGAAATCCTTCCATTATCtaagccaacgtttctatttgaatgtctacagctcaatacagcacttttaggcatttagacatttttaaaattctcattgacgtccgattccgatagcagactaaagaatagaatttcgaaagacgagcattgctcgtcgtttgggaacgcgatatggcacgcgaagtaccatcgaggaagttgattcctatgcgattgacagaccaacgttatttggtcgaatatgtcaattcaatgttaattgtgatctgtcagctgggtttgacgtaacgcaaccaaactacttaggtccccgatttgcataggaatcaacttctctgatagtacatacacatgcggtatctatcttgatctatgtctgtggcgtACCCTATTTTGCATAGCCAttaaattctaatttctataATCCCTTTTTCAGTGCGATATATCTTTCAAAGAACTTTGACTAATGTGCAGTTGTAAACACACCTTGTACTACTTGTACTTGTACTTTTCGATACTAGTTTTGTGACCGGTAGCGTGCTCCAAATTTTATGTCACGTGCTCGGTGCCACTGGTGGCACGCGtgccattggttcgccatccctggacTAGATATATACGATGATACGAACAACCTCTTTTGCGCTGTCTTACCCAAATTGGAGTTTCTAATAATGAACTCGCGTGCTGCAGGTACGAAACGCTGGACGCGGACGACATCA
This genomic window from Aricia agestis chromosome 2, ilAriAges1.1, whole genome shotgun sequence contains:
- the LOC121738614 gene encoding ATP-dependent zinc metalloprotease YME1L isoform X2 — its product is MFSLNSLNTQNQILVSVGQFSSRYASLFRTKKQNGDRNKDVKGKESAGASHSPAACPESFEEALRNIDKNVATEMRNINVKSLVPSMRTPKSFNNILESTSSKKVSYVSSASFDQNKRGWTHSRSPTVTVDLSGKNGKFSVTSNFVGLLSRSLIDKSFNCNIQVRGFKTERSINADLKRNPNLINRLRLSATANVEKQSGLGPEVVPRLDKLLTEDNVLTNQQKDKIKIAFAEGYLAGSHPENVRGTKTSKYLKLVQQLLTIVLFLAIFVSLMASVSGTVFRIQLGNQVEVDPEDISVTFDDVKGADEAKQELKDVVEFLKSPEKFSSLGGKLPKGVLLVGPPGTGKTLLARAVAGEARVPFFHAAGPEFDEILVGQGARRVRDLFKAAKERAPCVIFIDEIDSVGAKRTNSVLHPYANQTINQLLSEMDGFHQNEGVIVLGATNRRDDLDPALLRPGRFDVEVNVPAPDYVGRLEILRLYVARVRAHPGLDVEALARGTTGFTGADLESMVNQAALRAAAEGAVAVGMAHLEEARDKVLMGPARRTRLPDDEANAITAIHEGGHAVVAYYTKDAHPLHKVTIIPRGPSLGHTAYIPAKERYHVTKQQLLAMMDTMMGGRAAEELVYGPEKITSGASSDLKQATSIANHMVREWGMSEKVGLRTLEPPRGLTPSDQLGPYTNELVDAEIKKILSESYERAKAILKAHAKEHKALSDALLKYETLDADDIKAIMNGDKIRSDRRAGVDTPPAPAPTPAPAPAPLLGGQRAPA
- the LOC121738614 gene encoding ATP-dependent zinc metalloprotease YME1L isoform X1, which encodes MFSLNSLNTQNQILVSVGQFSSRYASLFRTKKQNGDRNKDVKGKESAGASHSPAACPESFEEALRNIDKNVATEMRNINVKSLVPSMRTPKSFNNILESTSSKKVSYVSSASFDQNKRGWTHSRSPTVTVDLSGKNGKFSVTSNFVGLLSRSLIDKSFNCNIQVRGFKTERSINADLKRNPNLINRLRKFLGLSATANVEKQSGLGPEVVPRLDKLLTEDNVLTNQQKDKIKIAFAEGYLAGSHPENVRGTKTSKYLKLVQQLLTIVLFLAIFVSLMASVSGTVFRIQLGNQVEVDPEDISVTFDDVKGADEAKQELKDVVEFLKSPEKFSSLGGKLPKGVLLVGPPGTGKTLLARAVAGEARVPFFHAAGPEFDEILVGQGARRVRDLFKAAKERAPCVIFIDEIDSVGAKRTNSVLHPYANQTINQLLSEMDGFHQNEGVIVLGATNRRDDLDPALLRPGRFDVEVNVPAPDYVGRLEILRLYVARVRAHPGLDVEALARGTTGFTGADLESMVNQAALRAAAEGAVAVGMAHLEEARDKVLMGPARRTRLPDDEANAITAIHEGGHAVVAYYTKDAHPLHKVTIIPRGPSLGHTAYIPAKERYHVTKQQLLAMMDTMMGGRAAEELVYGPEKITSGASSDLKQATSIANHMVREWGMSEKVGLRTLEPPRGLTPSDQLGPYTNELVDAEIKKILSESYERAKAILKAHAKEHKALSDALLKYETLDADDIKAIMNGDKIRSDRRAGVDTPPAPAPTPAPAPAPLLGGQRAPA